The proteins below are encoded in one region of Lactuca sativa cultivar Salinas chromosome 3, Lsat_Salinas_v11, whole genome shotgun sequence:
- the LOC111896321 gene encoding protein translocase subunit SECA2, chloroplastic: MAQITYQSMFKLYPKLSGMTGTAKTEEKEFLKMFQMLVIEVPTNMANIRHDLPIQAFANARGKWEYVRAEVESMFRVGRPVLVGTTSVENSEYLSALLRASKIPHNVLNARPKVCCLLFIGFINENR; this comes from the exons ATGGCACAAATCACATACCAATCAATGTTTAAGCTTTATCCAAAGCTTTCAGGGATGACAGGAACTGCAAAAACTGAA GAAAAGGAGTTCTTGAAAATGTTCCAGATGCTTGTTATTGAAGTTCCCACAAATATGGCAAATATTCGTCACGATTTACCTATCCAAGCTTTTGCA AATGCTCGTGGTAAATGGGAATATGTTCGTGCAGAAGTTGAAAGCATGTTCAGAGTTGGTCGTCCTGTTTTAGTGGGGACCACTAG TGTCGAGAACTCAGAATATCTATCTGCTTTGCTGAGGGCTAGCAAGATTCCCCACAATGTCCTCAATGCACGACCAAAGGTTTGTTGTCTACTTTTTATAGGATTTATCAATGAAAATAGATAG